In Limibacter armeniacum, a single window of DNA contains:
- a CDS encoding DUF72 domain-containing protein, with protein sequence MEFGKLHDINGVDFTMPEDHPLTSVVLSRNKQEQGVKFTVGCPAWSCKEWQGKIYPPGLKPKDFLEHYARHFSNIELNSTHYGIPKDETILRWKESVPDGFQFCPKVPQKISHWNRLERVAVETEDFCRAMGLLGDKLGVSFMQLPPNFTPNEFGKLAHFIENFPTEIPLSIEFRHEEWFLNDAIFQEITERMESRGISTVITDVAGRRDVLHQRLTTPIAVIRFVGNRLDITDYRRLDDWVVRLKDWISQGLKEVYFFLHQPSDVLCPEAVIYFVNEVNKALGLNLEVPKMLNTGVQKSLF encoded by the coding sequence ATGGAATTCGGAAAGCTGCATGATATTAATGGTGTGGACTTCACGATGCCTGAAGATCACCCTCTGACCTCTGTTGTGCTTAGCCGTAATAAGCAGGAACAAGGAGTCAAATTTACGGTTGGTTGCCCTGCATGGTCTTGTAAGGAGTGGCAAGGTAAAATTTATCCACCTGGTCTGAAGCCTAAGGACTTCCTTGAGCATTATGCTCGTCATTTCTCAAATATTGAATTAAACTCAACCCATTATGGTATACCCAAGGACGAGACAATTTTGAGATGGAAGGAGAGTGTACCTGATGGTTTTCAGTTCTGTCCCAAAGTCCCTCAAAAAATAAGTCATTGGAATCGGTTAGAAAGGGTGGCTGTTGAGACGGAGGACTTTTGTAGGGCTATGGGGCTTTTAGGAGATAAACTAGGTGTAAGTTTTATGCAGTTACCGCCGAATTTCACACCTAATGAGTTTGGAAAGTTGGCACACTTTATTGAAAACTTTCCAACGGAAATCCCTTTGTCGATTGAGTTTAGGCACGAGGAGTGGTTCTTGAACGATGCCATTTTTCAGGAAATAACTGAAAGGATGGAAAGCAGAGGGATATCGACCGTTATTACAGATGTGGCTGGAAGAAGAGATGTGTTGCATCAGCGGTTAACGACACCAATAGCAGTTATAAGGTTTGTAGGTAACCGTCTTGATATTACAGATTATCGCCGTTTGGATGATTGGGTCGTTCGCTTAAAAGATTGGATCAGCCAAGGATTGAAGGAAGTCTACTTCTTTTTGCACCAGCCATCAGATGTATTATGTCCTGAAGCGGTTATTTATTTTGTGAATGAGGTGAATAAAGCATTAGGGTTGAATCTTGAGGTGCCAAAAATGCTAAATACGGGTGTCCAGAAATCATTATTCTAG
- the hisS gene encoding histidine--tRNA ligase — MAAQKPSIPRGTRDFGPEQMEKRNFLLDTIKATFRKFGFQQLETPTMENLSVLMGKYGDEGDQLLFKVLNSGDYLKSSKEDDFHQGSKHMLKKVSEKGLRYDLTVPFARYVVMNRGTLTFPFKRFQIQPVWRADRPQKGRYREFYQCDADVVGTDSLICEAEIVSMMNEVLDNLKVSDFTIKINNRKILTGIAEAVGQEGKEAELCVAIDKLDKIGLEKVQEELMQQRGFSQESVAALQPIFEVSGSNAEKLSVLKEILKGSEVGLKGVEELEEVLKYVDLFGLANPRVELDVTLARGLSYYTGAIFEVKVNNVQIGSISGGGRYDNLTGVFGMEGMSGVGFSFGVDRIYDVMEELELWPVGTTQSTAVMFVNFDEQSQNYCLPLLQRLRNEGVSAEIYPQSVKMKKQMTYANNKAIPFVVLAGSNEIEAQKYTLKNMESGEQSVISADELIAKVKGL, encoded by the coding sequence ATGGCGGCACAAAAACCAAGTATTCCGAGAGGAACAAGGGATTTTGGTCCTGAGCAAATGGAGAAAAGAAACTTCCTGCTCGATACCATTAAAGCGACATTCAGAAAATTCGGCTTTCAGCAATTGGAAACGCCTACAATGGAAAACCTATCTGTATTGATGGGGAAGTATGGCGATGAAGGAGACCAGTTGTTGTTTAAAGTATTGAACTCTGGAGATTATCTGAAAAGCTCTAAAGAGGATGATTTCCATCAGGGTTCGAAACATATGCTGAAGAAGGTTTCTGAAAAAGGACTGCGCTACGACCTGACTGTTCCTTTTGCGAGATACGTGGTGATGAACCGTGGTACGCTGACTTTCCCATTCAAGCGTTTTCAGATTCAACCTGTTTGGAGAGCTGACAGACCTCAAAAAGGGCGTTACAGAGAGTTTTATCAGTGTGATGCGGATGTAGTAGGTACTGATTCACTCATTTGTGAAGCAGAGATTGTTTCAATGATGAATGAGGTTTTGGATAACCTGAAGGTTTCAGACTTTACAATCAAGATCAACAACCGTAAAATCCTTACAGGTATTGCGGAAGCTGTTGGTCAGGAAGGTAAAGAGGCTGAGCTTTGTGTGGCGATTGATAAGCTTGACAAGATTGGACTGGAAAAAGTGCAGGAAGAGTTGATGCAGCAGCGTGGTTTCTCTCAAGAGAGTGTAGCTGCTTTGCAGCCTATCTTTGAGGTTTCAGGAAGCAATGCTGAGAAGCTGTCAGTATTGAAAGAAATCCTGAAAGGCTCTGAAGTGGGATTGAAAGGAGTTGAAGAACTTGAAGAGGTTCTGAAATATGTAGACTTGTTCGGTTTGGCAAACCCTAGGGTAGAGTTGGATGTGACATTGGCTAGAGGACTTTCTTATTATACAGGAGCAATCTTTGAAGTAAAAGTCAATAACGTTCAGATCGGTAGCATCAGTGGAGGTGGTCGTTATGATAACCTTACAGGTGTATTCGGGATGGAAGGCATGTCAGGTGTTGGTTTTTCATTTGGAGTTGACCGAATCTATGATGTGATGGAAGAGTTGGAGTTATGGCCTGTAGGAACAACCCAGTCTACGGCTGTGATGTTCGTGAACTTTGATGAGCAAAGCCAAAATTATTGTCTGCCGTTGCTTCAAAGGTTGAGAAATGAAGGTGTAAGTGCTGAAATTTATCCTCAGTCTGTTAAAATGAAGAAGCAGATGACTTATGCCAACAATAAGGCAATACCATTTGTTGTTTTGGCAGGTAGCAATGAGATTGAGGCTCAGAAATATACCTTAAAGAATATGGAGAGCGGTGAACAGTCAGTCATTTCTGCTGATGAATTGATTGCAAAAGTAAAAGGCCTCTAA
- a CDS encoding peptidylprolyl isomerase produces MKFARIITNKGILNARLFENEVPVTVENFSRLAEQGVYDASHFHKYVEDVLIQAGSPNGKPEGWGGYFLRGEASAKKQRHDTGVLSMACTTTNTMSTQFFIAMSREETYHLDRLCTCFGIVDREDFHILRSLRKGDKIEKIEILGASDRDEAAFRQFTERAQLEEDEEEEYE; encoded by the coding sequence ATGAAATTTGCTAGAATTATTACAAATAAGGGCATTTTGAATGCTCGTTTGTTTGAAAATGAAGTCCCTGTTACGGTCGAAAACTTCAGTAGATTAGCTGAACAGGGGGTATATGATGCATCTCATTTCCATAAATATGTGGAAGATGTACTAATTCAAGCAGGAAGTCCAAATGGCAAACCTGAAGGATGGGGAGGATATTTTCTCAGAGGAGAAGCATCTGCAAAGAAACAAAGACACGATACAGGTGTTCTTTCTATGGCGTGTACGACAACAAATACGATGAGTACACAGTTTTTTATTGCTATGAGTAGGGAAGAAACCTACCATCTCGATAGACTATGTACGTGTTTCGGAATTGTAGATAGAGAAGACTTCCATATTTTGAGATCTCTAAGGAAAGGAGACAAAATAGAGAAGATTGAAATACTGGGTGCTTCGGATCGGGATGAGGCTGCTTTCCGCCAGTTTACGGAGCGTGCACAGCTCGAAGAGGATGAAGAGGAAGAATATGAATAA
- a CDS encoding response regulator transcription factor, whose product MSDAVKILLVEDDRIIASLVKKYLDIRGYVVHHAEDGVNGLKEFEKFDFDLIILDVMMPHKDGYTLAEEIRAKDPYIPILFMSSNNLPKDKIKAFRIGADDYVTKPVNVEELLLRIEVILKRQNNQPKVDQLKEEDPQEIHIGKYVLDFPYQKLMYGDDVRKLTTREAELLRFLFRHRNNLIKREYILQEVWGDDDYYKGRSLDVFMSRLRKYLKEDPTIEILNVHGIGFKFLVAEKV is encoded by the coding sequence ATGAGTGACGCTGTAAAAATCTTATTAGTCGAGGATGATCGTATTATTGCTTCATTAGTAAAGAAGTATTTGGACATCCGGGGTTATGTAGTTCACCACGCTGAAGACGGCGTGAACGGACTGAAGGAATTTGAAAAGTTTGACTTCGACCTGATCATTCTGGACGTTATGATGCCTCACAAGGATGGTTATACGTTGGCAGAAGAGATTAGAGCTAAAGATCCTTATATTCCGATTCTTTTCATGTCATCGAACAACTTGCCTAAAGACAAGATCAAAGCGTTCCGTATCGGAGCGGATGATTATGTTACAAAGCCGGTCAATGTAGAAGAGTTGCTGTTGCGTATTGAGGTTATCCTCAAAAGACAAAACAACCAGCCAAAGGTTGACCAACTGAAGGAGGAAGATCCTCAAGAAATCCATATAGGTAAATACGTACTGGATTTCCCTTACCAGAAACTGATGTATGGGGATGATGTACGTAAATTGACTACCCGCGAAGCTGAATTACTTCGTTTCCTGTTCAGACATAGAAATAATCTGATTAAAAGAGAATACATCCTTCAGGAAGTTTGGGGTGATGATGATTACTACAAAGGTAGAAGCCTTGATGTATTCATGTCGCGTTTGCGTAAATACCTGAAAGAAGATCCTACTATTGAAATCCTGAACGTTCACGGTATCGGATTCAAATTCTTGGTAGCGGAAAAGGTATAA
- a CDS encoding glycine-rich domain-containing protein, whose product MINQDLWKKVEMFSFDSPSDEYGFSTRLAKENNWTINFTQKAILEYKKFMYIAATSNEMVSPSPIVDIVWHQHLIFTQSYTEFCKLLGKRIEHIPSTHKKEEQVKFENALEKTKTTYQQYFGEQPNDIWNHREVVNLTSQPDIIKKVNIIAGMVTVVAAMPFYIYIKPHLLSIGNPDFLYLYGLIIISLLFIAHQIVSTSSNKLMKQLTEQHTFKLLHPFELLYLKYNRIEYTIHAVVNQLITEEKISIINREQIILNDDTYTGNLLQDKVIELLKENDEIYYSRLVSELKYKPAFQQIENEVQNIKNHFLSSYPFLKQYICSLAVVIFLLGIGLSRLYLGISNGKPVIFLLIILAVFLVLSYMLLTKSKTYFFNKTIPNYYKSTISLEVQSEEWEWGFYFLGAQLLAPDFVELFRQEEVKYMAASNSGSGFFGDSSCGSSDSGSSCGSSCGSSCGGGCGGCGGD is encoded by the coding sequence ATGATAAATCAGGATCTATGGAAAAAAGTAGAAATGTTTTCATTTGACTCACCTTCTGATGAATATGGATTTTCTACACGACTAGCTAAAGAAAACAACTGGACTATCAACTTTACACAAAAAGCGATTCTTGAATACAAGAAGTTCATGTACATTGCAGCTACCAGCAATGAAATGGTTTCTCCTTCCCCAATTGTCGATATCGTTTGGCATCAGCACCTAATTTTCACACAATCCTATACTGAATTTTGTAAGCTTTTAGGTAAGAGAATTGAGCACATTCCTTCCACTCATAAAAAAGAAGAGCAAGTAAAGTTTGAAAATGCATTAGAGAAGACTAAAACCACTTATCAGCAGTACTTTGGAGAGCAACCAAATGATATTTGGAATCATAGAGAAGTTGTTAACTTAACAAGTCAACCTGATATTATTAAAAAAGTAAACATCATTGCTGGTATGGTTACTGTTGTTGCAGCAATGCCATTTTATATTTATATAAAGCCACACCTACTTTCAATCGGCAATCCTGACTTTTTATACCTTTATGGTCTTATAATTATTAGCCTTCTATTTATTGCTCATCAAATCGTTTCCACCAGTTCAAACAAACTGATGAAACAACTCACGGAGCAACATACATTTAAACTATTGCACCCCTTCGAACTACTTTACTTGAAATACAACAGAATTGAATATACCATTCATGCTGTAGTCAACCAATTGATCACAGAAGAGAAAATCAGTATTATTAACAGGGAGCAAATCATCTTAAATGATGACACTTATACAGGTAATCTTTTACAAGACAAAGTAATCGAACTGCTCAAAGAAAATGATGAAATCTATTATAGCAGGTTAGTTTCAGAACTCAAGTACAAACCAGCTTTTCAACAGATTGAAAATGAGGTTCAGAATATCAAAAATCACTTCTTGTCTTCTTACCCTTTCCTAAAGCAATATATTTGTTCACTAGCTGTCGTAATATTTCTGCTCGGCATTGGTTTATCTCGTCTTTATTTAGGGATTTCAAATGGAAAACCTGTCATCTTTCTTTTAATCATACTAGCTGTTTTTCTGGTTTTGAGTTATATGTTACTCACAAAAAGTAAAACATACTTTTTCAATAAGACGATTCCTAATTATTATAAATCTACAATAAGTTTAGAGGTTCAAAGTGAAGAATGGGAATGGGGCTTCTACTTTCTTGGAGCTCAATTACTGGCACCTGACTTTGTTGAATTGTTTAGACAGGAAGAAGTGAAATACATGGCTGCGTCTAACAGTGGTTCTGGCTTTTTCGGTGATAGTTCCTGTGGAAGCAGTGACAGTGGCAGCTCTTGTGGGAGTAGCTGTGGAAGCAGTTGCGGTGGAGGCTGTGGAGGTTGCGGCGGCGACTAA
- a CDS encoding methyltransferase, giving the protein MKEENTKSVTPERILQVGMGFWASKTLLTAIKLELFTHLGDQKLSSQEIKQKLGLHGRGFYDFMDALVALGFLERDGIESSATYGNTTETSLFLDKNKESYIGGILEMANNRLYRFWGFLEEALITGEAQSEVTRGEKPFFEELYADEERLNEFVSAMAGIQMGNFVSFAKKFDFSHYKTLCDIGGAGGFLCAQVAMLNPHMQCMSFDMPVVCKIAEKNIKHMHLNEQVKIIEGDFFKDSFPKADIITMGNILHDWGLKDKKLLINKAYEALPEGGAFIVIENIIDNDRRHNAFGMMMSLNMLIETPEGFDYSFNRLKEWTEEAGFKQISSIPLTGATSAAIAIK; this is encoded by the coding sequence ATGAAAGAAGAAAACACCAAAAGTGTCACACCTGAAAGAATCCTTCAAGTGGGAATGGGGTTTTGGGCTTCTAAAACCCTGCTTACAGCAATCAAATTAGAGTTATTTACGCATCTTGGAGACCAAAAATTATCAAGTCAGGAAATCAAACAAAAGCTTGGCTTACATGGCAGGGGCTTCTATGACTTTATGGATGCGTTAGTGGCTTTAGGGTTTCTTGAAAGAGATGGCATAGAATCAAGTGCTACATATGGCAACACGACTGAAACATCCTTATTTCTAGACAAAAACAAGGAGAGTTATATTGGTGGTATTCTTGAAATGGCAAATAACCGATTGTACCGCTTTTGGGGTTTTCTTGAAGAAGCATTGATAACAGGAGAAGCACAAAGTGAGGTAACAAGGGGTGAAAAACCATTTTTTGAGGAACTCTATGCTGATGAAGAAAGGCTTAATGAGTTTGTTTCTGCTATGGCAGGCATTCAAATGGGAAACTTTGTTTCATTTGCCAAGAAGTTTGATTTTTCTCACTATAAAACCTTATGTGACATTGGGGGTGCAGGTGGATTTCTTTGTGCACAGGTTGCCATGTTAAACCCTCATATGCAATGCATGTCTTTTGATATGCCTGTGGTTTGCAAAATAGCAGAGAAAAATATCAAGCATATGCACCTGAATGAGCAAGTCAAAATAATTGAAGGTGATTTCTTTAAAGACTCTTTCCCAAAAGCGGATATTATTACAATGGGCAACATCTTACATGATTGGGGATTGAAAGATAAAAAATTGCTTATCAACAAGGCCTACGAAGCTTTACCTGAAGGAGGTGCTTTTATTGTAATTGAAAACATCATTGACAATGACAGAAGGCATAATGCTTTTGGCATGATGATGTCCCTCAACATGCTAATAGAAACACCTGAAGGCTTTGACTATTCCTTTAACCGACTCAAAGAATGGACAGAAGAAGCTGGATTTAAACAAATCTCCTCCATTCCATTAACTGGTGCTACAAGTGCCGCCATTGCCATCAAATAA
- a CDS encoding NADH-quinone oxidoreductase subunit 5 family protein has protein sequence MNLFITILFLSVLAPLLSFLLLSIRRQNRWADIVSIGFLSISAILSSALLIQHFIGGAETLHLKKEWLHVAGYTVAFGVKLDTLSHIMLAMVSLVSLLVHIFSSSYMHGDPNFKRYFSLLGLFTFAMFGVIITDNLLLIYIFWELVGFSSYLLIGFWRTKESAVRAAKKAFVVNRFGDAGFMLSLMIIFAVFHTTDLDSLYQAVKGGEAIGVESWLLVLAGFGLFLGAIAKSAQVPMAVWLPDAMQGPTPVSALIHAATMVAAGIYLLIRMNFLLTPEIQHLITLTGTVTAFMAGFAALTQYDIKRILAFSTISQLGYMMVGIGVGAVDASFFHLITHAFFKAGLFLGAGSVIHSMHQVSCDICKGFDAQDIRFMGNLRKYMPKTFVGFTICAAALAGLPFFSGFLSKDAILAGTMVYAEANGGIAYLVPVMGFLTALLTAIYAGRLIFTVFFGDLGIAKKCPSCFIEPLETGKRMVYPILLLAALSLWVVYSINPFGGHNWITDSVGLSHLDVSSVHLMAEVISVLLAVTGVVITYMMYVTGTLKPLKNTLFPRNSWMRSLSFNFFYLNEIYNIGAASFIRTARVFNNTATPESNIVKGTLWLSVFVRNFDNGIVDAFVRFFGVTNVIIAHLYAFFDRYFVDGVVNGIVFFTGRAGLVTRSVQGGKLQVYLVWAILLLVLLIWIII, from the coding sequence TTGAATCTTTTTATTACGATACTGTTTCTGTCAGTGCTTGCACCACTGCTTAGCTTTTTGCTTCTGAGTATCAGGAGGCAGAACCGTTGGGCAGATATCGTAAGCATTGGTTTTTTAAGTATTTCGGCAATTCTTTCTTCTGCATTACTTATTCAACACTTTATAGGAGGTGCTGAGACACTGCATTTGAAAAAGGAGTGGCTCCATGTAGCAGGATATACGGTTGCATTTGGAGTCAAATTGGATACACTATCCCATATTATGCTGGCTATGGTATCATTGGTATCATTGCTTGTGCATATATTCTCTTCTTCTTATATGCATGGTGACCCGAACTTCAAGCGATATTTCTCGTTGCTTGGACTTTTTACCTTCGCCATGTTTGGTGTAATTATCACAGACAACTTATTACTGATTTATATATTCTGGGAGCTGGTAGGCTTTTCTTCGTATTTGCTGATTGGTTTTTGGCGAACAAAAGAATCGGCTGTGCGAGCTGCTAAAAAAGCATTTGTGGTCAACCGTTTTGGAGATGCAGGCTTTATGCTTTCTCTGATGATTATATTTGCTGTTTTTCACACAACAGACCTAGATAGTTTATATCAGGCTGTGAAAGGGGGAGAAGCTATTGGGGTAGAAAGTTGGTTGTTGGTTTTGGCAGGGTTTGGATTGTTCTTGGGAGCTATAGCCAAATCTGCACAGGTGCCGATGGCTGTGTGGCTGCCTGATGCAATGCAAGGCCCTACACCTGTATCGGCCTTGATTCACGCAGCAACAATGGTAGCGGCAGGTATCTACTTGCTTATCAGGATGAACTTTTTGCTGACTCCTGAAATTCAGCATCTCATCACACTGACAGGTACAGTGACTGCATTTATGGCAGGATTTGCGGCTCTCACTCAATATGATATCAAGCGTATCTTGGCATTTTCGACTATATCTCAACTGGGTTATATGATGGTTGGAATAGGTGTAGGTGCAGTAGATGCTTCATTTTTCCACTTGATTACTCATGCATTTTTCAAGGCAGGACTTTTCTTGGGTGCTGGTAGTGTGATTCACAGCATGCATCAAGTCAGTTGTGATATTTGTAAAGGGTTTGATGCTCAGGATATCCGATTTATGGGTAACCTGAGAAAGTACATGCCAAAGACATTTGTAGGCTTTACAATATGTGCTGCAGCCTTGGCTGGTCTACCATTTTTCTCGGGATTCTTGTCAAAAGATGCCATACTGGCGGGAACCATGGTATATGCAGAAGCTAATGGAGGAATAGCATATTTGGTGCCTGTGATGGGCTTTTTGACCGCTTTGCTGACAGCTATATATGCAGGTAGATTGATTTTTACAGTATTCTTTGGTGATTTAGGAATAGCCAAAAAATGTCCGTCATGTTTTATAGAGCCTTTGGAAACAGGTAAAAGGATGGTTTATCCAATATTGCTATTGGCTGCATTATCGCTTTGGGTAGTGTATAGTATTAATCCTTTCGGTGGACATAATTGGATAACAGATTCTGTAGGTCTGTCACATTTGGATGTTTCGTCTGTTCACTTAATGGCGGAAGTAATTTCAGTTCTATTGGCAGTTACAGGCGTAGTGATAACATATATGATGTATGTGACAGGTACTTTAAAGCCTTTGAAAAATACACTTTTCCCCAGAAACTCATGGATGAGAAGCTTGTCGTTCAATTTCTTTTACCTGAATGAGATTTATAATATCGGTGCCGCCTCATTTATTAGAACTGCTAGGGTTTTCAATAATACGGCAACACCTGAGAGTAATATCGTAAAAGGCACGCTTTGGCTTTCGGTCTTTGTCAGGAACTTCGATAATGGAATTGTGGATGCCTTTGTCCGTTTCTTTGGCGTTACCAATGTGATAATTGCCCATTTGTATGCTTTCTTCGATCGCTACTTTGTGGATGGAGTCGTTAATGGAATCGTCTTCTTTACAGGTAGGGCGGGACTAGTAACACGTTCTGTGCAAGGGGGGAAACTTCAGGTCTATTTGGTTTGGGCAATTCTTTTGTTGGTACTGCTGATCTGGATTATAATTTAA
- the nuoK gene encoding NADH-quinone oxidoreductase subunit NuoK → MIPLTHYLIVGALLFCIGLAIAITKKNIIVVLMGIELIFNAANVNLVAFSRYDPSLLQGQLYSLFVIVVAAAEAVVALSIVIQLFKYFKTVELNKISHLGDK, encoded by the coding sequence ATGATACCATTAACGCATTACCTGATTGTAGGGGCATTACTATTTTGTATAGGCTTGGCAATTGCCATTACCAAGAAGAATATCATAGTAGTGCTGATGGGGATAGAACTTATTTTTAATGCAGCCAATGTGAATTTGGTAGCTTTTAGCCGATATGATCCATCATTGCTACAAGGGCAGTTATATTCCTTATTTGTAATTGTGGTAGCGGCGGCTGAAGCCGTGGTAGCGCTTTCAATTGTAATTCAGTTGTTTAAATATTTCAAGACAGTTGAATTAAACAAAATAAGCCATTTGGGAGATAAGTAA
- a CDS encoding DUF1570 domain-containing protein, which yields MFVGFSELKRPHNNLYISDDVDSSMENSLLEKIYSAEQNIALFFGDKSSSPIILAGNNQEFIHYFGAQRNVPGVCHNALNNTYIVLGPNGLNIDVISHEMTHAELIHRVGWFNREYEIPTWFDEGLAMMLDHRYDTIGDIMWERLTLNGEFAPRLHQMENMKGFLEVSEISPYISYMTSKREVQRWWDIVGLQGFNEFTGLIRAGTPFKKAYSSIENKYSKSNRLAPN from the coding sequence ATGTTTGTAGGTTTTTCAGAACTCAAACGCCCTCACAACAACTTATATATTTCTGATGATGTCGATTCATCAATGGAAAATAGTTTGCTTGAAAAAATATATTCTGCCGAGCAGAATATTGCACTTTTCTTTGGTGACAAATCTTCAAGTCCCATAATTCTTGCAGGCAACAATCAAGAATTTATCCATTATTTCGGAGCACAACGCAACGTCCCTGGCGTATGCCATAACGCACTGAACAACACTTATATAGTATTAGGCCCTAACGGTCTGAATATCGATGTTATAAGTCATGAAATGACCCATGCTGAGCTGATCCATCGTGTAGGTTGGTTCAACCGTGAATACGAAATCCCTACCTGGTTTGATGAAGGACTTGCCATGATGCTTGACCACCGCTATGATACCATTGGTGATATCATGTGGGAAAGACTAACCTTGAACGGTGAGTTCGCTCCCCGCCTTCACCAAATGGAAAACATGAAAGGCTTCCTTGAAGTATCAGAAATCAGTCCCTACATATCTTATATGACTTCCAAAAGAGAAGTACAAAGATGGTGGGACATCGTAGGTCTCCAAGGGTTTAACGAATTTACTGGGCTAATTCGTGCTGGAACACCTTTTAAAAAAGCCTATTCAAGTATTGAGAACAAATACAGCAAATCAAATAGACTAGCTCCCAACTAG